One Cyprinus carpio isolate SPL01 chromosome B25, ASM1834038v1, whole genome shotgun sequence genomic region harbors:
- the islr2 gene encoding immunoglobulin superfamily containing leucine-rich repeat protein 2: MATKYLMLIALGTAVIGSAHSCPEQCKCSDKSNHQLTDCAYKELLEVPVGLPSNVTTLSLSANKIKVLKSKNFINVTQVTSLWLAHNEIVTIERGTFAPLIQLKNLDISHNKIVHFPWEDLTNLTALQLLKMNNNEMVSIPKDTFTNLKELRSVRINNNKFTTIVQGTFDALVAMSHLQIFHNPFTCSCNLEWLRDWISKSSISIPEQDNIVCDAPSHLRGTQVTSMPKLDCKAPSVSITYQPNIEKTELYEGYMVMLYCETKGTPKPEVTWEIYAGNQLVTFPLPAVVEKIEVPINGPPTNARFLVFQNGTLIIPHMSKKEDGNYTCSAVNDMGKAERSVRLVVAGTKKHTINSMRDPKASSHLPEDKLGSKGSKNSVISMWPKSEEKTKSLPTGTSLITVDKEREEEGTDTLPFAGKCGINDGTQYISNHAFNLSLDELKQYTFDFGVIALEVSETEAKVQLNPFQMANAKSNIHLSQQQDLQTVNKEPFSLFQTSSKKSPLDMLYLCVSTGYRHSVVQWSKIEEGVNAYRFQGLKPGTNYTLCLTYGGQDCQVQVVFTTRKKIPSLLIIVVVSIFLLALATVPLLGATCCHLLYKYQGKTYKLIMKTQNPDQMEKQIATDFDPRASFVGSEKNFNPSELEEGEGEADGEEGDGEGEDVEGSVVTESIPESQSKTQEEFEVGSEYSDRLPLGAEAVNISAEINGNYKQTG; encoded by the coding sequence ATGGCAACCAAATACCTGATGCTTATTGCCTTGGGGACTGCAGTGATTGGCAGTGCACACAGTTGCCCTGAGCAGTGCAAATGCTCTGATAAATCAAACCACCAGTTAACAGATTGTGCCTACAAAGAACTTCTGGAAGTACCTGTGGGCTTGCCATCCAATGTGACCACCCTGAGTCTTTCAGCAAACAAGATTAAAGTGCTGAAATccaaaaattttataaatgtgaCCCAGGTGACCTCTCTTTGGTTGGCTCACAATGAAATTGTCACCATTGAGAGGGGCACCTTTGCGCCATTGATTCAGCTGAAAAATCTGGATATTAGCCACAACAAAATCGTGCATTTTCCATGGGAGGACTTGACCAATCTCACCGCCCTGCAGCTGCTGAAGATGAACAATAATGAGATGGTCAGTATCCCCAAGGATACTTTTACCAACCTGAAGGAACTGCGTTCGGTCCGTATTAACAATAACAAGTTTACCACCATCGTGCAAGGAACGTTTGATGCTTTGGTTGCCATGTCTCACCTCCAAATCTTCCACAACCCCTTCACCTGCTCCTGCAACCTTGAGTGGCTCAGGGACTGGATCAGCAAATCCTCAATCTCCATCCCTGAGCAAGACAACATTGTCTGCGATGCTCCATCACATCTCAGAGGTACTCAGGTCACTAGCATGCCCAAACTGGACTGCAAGGCCCCGTCCGTGTCCATCACATATCAGCCAAACATCGAAAAAACTGAACTCTATGAGGGATATATGGTCATGCTTTACTGCGAAACAAAAGGAACCCCTAAACCTGAGGTCACATGGGAGATATACGCCGGAAACCAACTTGTTACATTCCCTTTGCCGGCTGTTGTTGAAAAAATTGAGGTTCCGATTAACGGACCACCTACGAATGCCAGGTTCCTTGTGTTTCAAAACGGCACCTTGATCATCCCTCACATGAGCAAGAAAGAAGATGGGAACTACACTTGCTCTGCTGTCAACGACATGGGAAAAGCCGAGCGCTCTGTGAGACTTGTTGTGGCAGGCACCAAAAAGCACACCATCAATTCCATGCGGGACCCAAAAGCATCCAGCCATTTACCAGAAGACAAGCTTGGTTCAAAAGGCTCCAAAAACAGCGTTATTAGCATGTGGCCCAAATCTGAGGAGAAGACAAAGAGCCTTCCAACCGGAACATCTCTCATTACGGTGGATAAAGAGCGAGAGGAAGAAGGCACCGATACTTTGCCATTTGCTGGCAAATGCGGAATAAATGATGGCACGCAGTACATCTCCAACCATGCTTTCAACCTCAGCTTGGACGAACTCAAACAATACACGTTTGATTTCGGAGTTATTGCTCTGGAAGTTTCAGAAACTGAGGCCAAAGTTCAGCTGAACCCTTTCCAGATGGCCAACGCGAAGTCAAACATTCACCTCAGCCAACAACAAGACCTCCAAACTGTGAATAAAGAGCCTTTTAGTCTTTTCCAGACGTCCAGCAAAAAGTCACCCCTGGACATGTTGTACCTTTGTGTCAGTACTGGCTATAGACATTCAGTGGTGCAGTGGTCCAAGATTGAGGAGGGCGTCAACGCCTATCGCTTCCAGGGCCTCAAGCCAGGCACTAATTACACCCTGTGCCTCACCTATGGGGGCCAGGACTGCCAAGTCCAAGTGGTCTTCACAACTAGAAAGAAAATCCCATCTTTGCTAATTATAGTGGTCGTAAGCATTTTTTTGCTAGCGTTGGCAACCGTCCCCCTGCTGGGTGCCACCTGCTGCCATCTGCTCTACAAGTATCAAGGCAAAACCTACAAGCTGATCATGAAGACGCAAAACCCAGatcaaatggaaaaacaaatcGCCACGGATTTCGACCCCAGGGCGTCTTTTGTGGGATCCGAGAAGAACTTCAACCCGAGCGAGCTGGAAGAGGGAGAAGGCGAGGCTGATGGCGAGGAGGGGGACGGAGAGGGTGAGGACGTCGAGGGCAGCGTGGTGACTGAGTCCATTCCCGAGTCACAGTCCAAAACGCAGGAGGAGTTTGAGGTCGGATCCGAGTACAGCGATCGGTTGCCGCTCGGGGCTGAGGCGGTGAACATATCTGCCGAGATCAACGGTAATTACAAACAAACCGGGTGA